The following are from one region of the Juglans regia cultivar Chandler chromosome 10, Walnut 2.0, whole genome shotgun sequence genome:
- the LOC109000306 gene encoding xyloglucan endotransglucosylase/hydrolase protein 9-like yields the protein MGVPVSVFFGFFVGLVLVVGLVSSAKFEELFQPSWALDHFIHEGELLKLKLDNHSGAGFSSKSKYMFGKVSIQIKLVEGDSAGTVTAFYMSSDGPNHNEFDFEFLGNTTGEPYSVQTNVYVNGVGNREQRLNLWFDPTKEFHSYSLFWNQRQVVFLVDETPIRLHTNMENKGIPFPKDQAMGVYSSIWNADDWATQGGRIKTDWTHAPFIATYKGFEIDGCECPVSVAAADNAKKCISSAERRYWWDEPTLSELNVHQSHQLMWVRANHMVYDYCTDTARFPVLPPECMHHRH from the exons ATGGGTGTTCCAGTGTCTGTGTTCTTTGGTTTCTTTGTGGGTCTTGTATTGGTGGTGGGATTGGTTAGCTCGGCAAAGTTTGAGGAGCTTTTTCAGCCAAGCTGGGCTCTGGACCATTTCATTCATGAAGGAGAGCTTCTTAAGCTCAAACTTGACAACCATTCCG GCGCGGGGTTTTCATCGAAGAGCAAGTATATGTTTGGGAAAGTGAGCATTCAGATTAAGCTTGTGGAGGGTGACTCTGCAGGAACAGTCACGGCTTTCTAT ATGTCATCGGACGGTCCAAATCATAATGAGTTTGATTTCGAGTTTCTGGGAAACACCACTGGTGAACCCTACTCGGTCCAGACCAATGTGTATGTGAACGGTGTGGGTAACCGAGAGCAGAGGCTGAACCTGTGGTTCGATCCTACGAAGGAGTTCCACTCCTACTCCCTCTTTTGGAACCAGCGCCAAGTTGT GTTTCTGGTTGATGAGACCCCAATAAGATTGCATACCAACATGGAAAACAAAGGTATACCATTTCCCAAGGACCAAGCCATGGGTGTCTACAGCTCAATTTGGAATGCGGATGACTGGGCCACACAGGGTGGCCGGATCAAGACGGACTGGACCCATGCACCCTTCATAGCCACCTACAAGGGCTTCGAAATTGATGGTTGTGAGTGCCCGGTGTCGGTGGCGGCTGCTGATAATGCCAAGAAGTGTATCAGCAGTGCGGAGAGGAGGTATTGGTGGGACGAGCCCACATTGTCGGAGCTAAATGTGCACCAAAGCCACCAGTTGATGTGGGTTAGGGCCAACCACATGGTCTATGACTATTGCACTGACACGGCTAGGTTCCCTGTCCTGCCTCCGGAATGCATGCACCACCGCCACTAG